The following proteins are co-located in the Bacteroidales bacterium genome:
- a CDS encoding tetratricopeptide repeat protein, translated as MRPIRKILIALLIINGISSALTAGLSASEVFQQNKKSRPAGNKADVERYSSSALSYGSKIIYLEVQKAYIDTAELICKKENIEIPAILHLARAEYFFNTGDYNNSSQEASIAVKLAKSFDETDVLAKALNFLGRYYLRTGSFKESIEYFEKSIELLKKIKLKGFTTRSYSGIADVYKTLGNQIEYRNSLQKMIDAGSEEMDTLFIEDGLYKLGTDFLSNERDFEKGDSLLKKCNEIALIRGDTAFISLSYANMGWNFYLEKKYNEAIKTYEKSLKYSIPFKRFADVANALGNLGTIYRDMSKYDQALKYYNKSIDYAQKVEDVYNLSWVYDDMSQLYIKLQDTSNAYKSYVLFKKYSDAQIKKSNVLGLSDARIRYEAETHKKELQLLSLRIRNQRLMLYGFTGLFVLCIAIGILIISRAKINAKRRISEMNHKISEITQANLRQQMNPHFIFNTLNSIQYYMYQHDKLATNNYLTKFSSLMRKVLENSQHTAVPLRDELDALNLYLELEKIRFKDKFDYNIDIDEEIDTILYKVPTMLIQPYVENSICHGLMPLEGKGQIKIDLKLKKDYISCIIEDNGIGREAANEKKTKCEKNHNSLGTQIVNSRLDLVNTLYGTSLKTIYTDLKNKDGEPEGTRVEIHIPILT; from the coding sequence ATGAGACCGATAAGAAAAATACTAATTGCACTGCTCATCATCAATGGAATATCTTCCGCATTAACAGCAGGACTTTCAGCATCGGAGGTATTTCAGCAAAACAAAAAATCCAGACCGGCAGGAAATAAAGCGGATGTTGAAAGGTACTCCAGTTCAGCCCTTAGTTATGGCTCAAAGATTATTTACCTTGAAGTTCAGAAAGCATACATTGATACAGCTGAATTAATATGCAAAAAAGAAAACATCGAGATTCCTGCAATTTTACATCTTGCCAGAGCTGAATATTTTTTCAATACCGGCGATTATAACAATTCCTCCCAGGAAGCCTCTATTGCTGTAAAACTGGCTAAAAGCTTTGATGAGACTGATGTTTTAGCCAAAGCGCTCAATTTTCTTGGAAGATACTACCTTAGAACGGGTTCCTTTAAAGAGAGTATTGAATATTTCGAAAAAAGCATTGAGTTATTAAAAAAAATAAAACTGAAAGGATTTACAACAAGAAGCTACAGTGGAATTGCAGATGTTTATAAGACCCTTGGAAATCAAATAGAGTACCGAAACAGCCTTCAGAAAATGATTGATGCAGGATCTGAGGAGATGGATACATTATTTATAGAGGATGGGCTTTACAAACTTGGAACTGATTTTCTGAGTAATGAAAGGGATTTCGAGAAAGGTGATTCTCTTCTGAAAAAGTGTAATGAAATTGCCTTAATACGGGGAGATACAGCATTTATTTCGCTATCCTATGCTAATATGGGATGGAACTTCTATCTGGAAAAGAAATATAATGAAGCAATCAAAACATATGAAAAATCATTGAAGTACAGCATCCCTTTTAAAAGATTTGCAGATGTAGCCAATGCACTGGGAAACCTTGGCACAATATACAGGGATATGAGCAAGTATGATCAGGCTCTGAAATATTACAACAAATCAATTGATTACGCTCAGAAAGTTGAAGATGTTTATAACCTTTCATGGGTATATGACGATATGAGTCAATTGTATATCAAGCTGCAGGACACATCAAACGCGTATAAATCTTATGTATTATTCAAGAAGTATAGTGATGCACAGATAAAAAAAAGTAACGTTTTAGGATTAAGCGACGCCAGGATCCGCTATGAAGCTGAAACCCACAAAAAAGAGCTCCAGTTACTTTCACTGAGAATACGTAATCAAAGACTGATGCTTTACGGTTTTACAGGTTTATTTGTTCTGTGTATTGCCATTGGAATTCTTATAATAAGCCGGGCAAAGATCAATGCAAAGAGAAGAATAAGTGAAATGAACCATAAGATATCTGAGATAACTCAGGCAAACCTGAGGCAGCAGATGAACCCGCACTTTATCTTTAACACGCTCAACTCTATCCAGTACTATATGTATCAGCACGATAAACTTGCAACAAACAATTACCTTACAAAGTTTTCGAGCCTGATGCGCAAAGTGCTTGAGAATTCACAGCATACTGCAGTACCGCTCCGTGATGAACTTGACGCTCTCAACCTCTACCTTGAGCTTGAAAAAATCAGATTTAAGGATAAGTTCGATTATAATATCGATATAGATGAGGAGATTGACACTATTCTTTATAAGGTCCCAACAATGCTCATTCAGCCATATGTAGAAAACTCCATTTGCCATGGCCTGATGCCCCTCGAAGGAAAAGGGCAAATAAAAATTGATCTGAAACTGAAAAAAGACTATATTTCCTGTATTATTGAGGATAACGGGATTGGCAGAGAAGCAGCGAATGAAAAGAAGACAAAATGTGAAAAAAATCACAATTCGCTTGGGACACAGATTGTTAATTCAAGACTTGATCTGGTAAATACTTTGTACGGAACAAGTCTTAAAACAATATATACAGATCTGAAAAACAAAGATGGAGAACCGGAAGGCACAAGGGTAGAAATCCATATTCCAATTCTGACATGA
- a CDS encoding response regulator transcription factor — MKHKLITVIIDDESDAVDFITSIIGEYCPGLEVKGKAHNVKDGVKLIKEIKPELVFLDVEMPNGTGFDLLTHFPEKDFDVVFITAFNHYAIKAIKFSAVDYILKPININEFIESVNRVIQKRGTNSKAGNENFEALLENIRSSHPTRLVIPTSDGREYLNPNEIIRIEADRSYSWFHIVDKKKILVSKHLKEFQDLLNDRNFFRPHNSHLINLDYVKKYVRHDGGYIEMTDGSQVPVSRNRKDLFLAHMSRYTG, encoded by the coding sequence ATGAAGCATAAGCTTATAACAGTAATTATTGACGATGAATCGGACGCAGTCGATTTTATAACATCAATTATCGGTGAATACTGCCCGGGACTTGAGGTTAAAGGTAAGGCTCATAATGTTAAGGATGGTGTAAAACTTATAAAGGAGATAAAACCTGAACTTGTATTCCTTGATGTTGAAATGCCAAATGGTACCGGATTTGACTTATTAACACATTTCCCCGAGAAGGATTTTGATGTCGTGTTTATAACAGCATTTAATCATTATGCCATCAAAGCCATAAAGTTCAGCGCTGTGGATTATATCCTTAAGCCAATTAATATCAATGAATTCATAGAATCGGTTAACAGAGTTATTCAAAAAAGAGGCACTAATTCGAAGGCCGGAAATGAAAACTTTGAAGCTCTCCTTGAGAATATCAGAAGCTCACATCCTACAAGGCTTGTTATTCCAACCTCCGACGGCAGGGAGTATCTGAATCCGAATGAAATAATAAGGATTGAGGCTGACAGGAGTTATTCATGGTTTCATATAGTCGATAAAAAGAAAATCCTTGTATCGAAGCACCTCAAAGAGTTTCAGGATCTTTTAAATGACAGGAATTTTTTCCGTCCGCATAACTCACACCTTATCAATCTCGATTATGTCAAAAAGTATGTCAGGCACGATGGCGGTTATATTGAAATGACTGATGGATCGCAGGTGCCTGTCTCACGAAACAGAAAAGATCTATTTCTGGCTCATATGTCGAGATATACCGGTTAG